One Dunckerocampus dactyliophorus isolate RoL2022-P2 chromosome 18, RoL_Ddac_1.1, whole genome shotgun sequence genomic region harbors:
- the LOC129171310 gene encoding golgin subfamily A member 4-like isoform X5: MRSSRSLNRLDQRSTEDECDVVGSDSSVNKGPSSENKVLDSGEPFRKNKEQCHGDNDEKKQVSSSSETLNTASSELPTTACLQHADKVEKENKDALCAVTAGIQRNLVQTALENVRPTTVPASSQLEQNAEVDSKVAHRDSCLQENYSCEGAGKSHKQEERGEGELKMQQAMQETSADVSSVPSSRLSLSSSPTDSLSPVNPTQQVQGEGSIHSPECAEAMRSNEESLDQQQRLCEAQTGRLVKELEQTQTELSRLKHELQQERESHLRGKVIQKDLLSNTTSSSEQTTTVQRLLKMNHDLRAELEVQKRIQEEAREAELRRRVDLLAQQAQLLVTGDATALAQAHLEQERQWFIEQRMEWERTVVSLKSQLSISEGKRKESELRATQLQGQSHSYHAVQEEAEELRKALQEAKTQLRTNEDAQAQKEALLQKHLMLLQASQDRERRSLSASLARAEQNSQELQERLVRAEQQVESLNKNQMWSRDSEDTQHQLQEELASSVAAVQRYQDDKEELEQQCRELQNLLSEAEEEVGRLQSFLKTEELHCHDLKCSYEAVSEELQVALQKVQQKEAETQDMREGFENLLDRKEQELNEVLLKMEVLGNSLEETEAKLSEVFKVCTCATSRLEDECVETGKDNEELVEHHLASDSRSEERDQLHSSSNDQNHHYHHARVRSHSLGPSHQYIITSGDDPERFTTVIQLLETKLFVTEERLREITHQLEEHQDHMTCQDPHLHSQLTQSRASAQHLNLLLHSRAKRSRRFAQETENLCRLLSGRLQAALHIIQSCRETLERSTTIELTDFEGKLAAVEACLQQGWEDAEKQQRASFHACKGEDDILSEASAAAESSVDTQLTHTALSDDMASAAECLMRELVVVEKMLAALQSPNNQLKSFVPEQSDISLAHRYKLILAQIVTLKKTGEASVHSGIIRACTDAELIYAAFKIQQQYQDETQEHSGEREGLAHINRPELASYGEQVNGEDVCLDGTAKSLQCDEKMGDKRTPWLDRLISKLQRRAKVLWRLSQEVPGMEDNLDIDSPLNMNWMQEQAKLVYLSERLHLDLEQEQQRSMVLQDKLQAWCKQWDSSLTGGQEAFNYTSCELQEDNKALREELNHAKGKVISIETGKQGGKENKLRIEDDYQERMEKLEAEFQMKIQGQQHIREAEMEHLHEKRREEKHVAKSKETPLFHQGTSSPTEFQGVFWDKEVQQQHEKQVEEHVKDKEMPTQEETAAISAARRAHKEELERNGQTQRILESEDITRMHNEYQKVIQLLNKELALLSLQHTQKCLENSQLRGELQLRRKSITKHREKQRDTNEKAPVYSATNGNNPQSPLQTNDFYEEEILRPREAEMQFLRQAAVVGRVREELKTAEMDKMYSQTKKKNVSKNNHNEHHHVDTFSEDVRFDAWSSNTVTAGQNPDVSAANTSNASLLKKTDKPSLLRRIRAVRSKSLKEGLSVQERMKLFDSFQGGGYFT; encoded by the exons ATGAGGAGCAGTCGCTCCCTCAACAGACTCGACCAGAGATCCACTGAagatg AATGTGATGTCGTGGGTTCAGATTCTTCGGTAAACAAAGGACCGTCCTCAGAAAACAAAGTCCTAGATTCTGGGGAGCCATTCAG gaaaaacaaagagCAGTGTCATGGCGATAATGATGAAAAGAAGCAAGTGAGCAGTTCTTCAGAGACGCTAAACACTGCTTCCTCTGAGCTCCCCACCACTGCATGCCTTCAACACGCTGACAAAGTCGAGAAAGAG AACAAAGACGCACTTTGTGCAGTGACTGCTGGGATTCAACGCAACCTGGTCCAAACAGCGTTGGAAAATGTGAGGCCCACAACTGTTCCTGCGAG CTCCCAGCTGGAGCAAAACGCCGAGGTGGATTCCAAAGTGGCGCACCGAGACAGCTGCTTGCAAGAGAACTACAGCTGTGAAGGTGCCGGAAAGTCACACAAACAAGAAGAACGAGGAGAAGGAGAGCTCAAAATGCAGCAAGCAATGCAGGAAACATCTGCCGATGTAAGCTCGGTGCCATCTTCCAGACTGTCGCTCTCCTCCTCACCCACTGATTCTCTATCACCTGTCAATCCTACACAGCAGGTGCAAGGAG AGGGCTCCATACATTCACCAGAATGTGCTGAGGCAATGCGGTCGAATGAGGAGAGTTTGGATCAACAGCAGCGTCTTTGTGAGGCACAAACAGGGCGACTTGTCAAAGAG CTGGAACAAACACAGACAGAACTGTCTCGACTGAAACATGAACTGCAACAAGAGCGAGAGAGTCATTTAAGAGGAAAGGTTATTCAA AAGGATCTTCTCTCCAACACCACGTCCTCATCAGAACAAACTACGACTGTGCAACGACTGCTGAAGATGAACCATGACCTCCGCGCTGAGTTGGAAGTCCAAAAGAGGATACAGGAGGAGGCCAGGGAAGCTGAACTACGTCGAAGAGTTGACCTATTAGCTCAGCAGGCACAGCTACTTGTGACGGGGGACGCCACAGCCCTTGCACAGGCCCATCTAGAGCAGGAACGCCAATGGTTTATTGAACAACGGATGGAGTGGGAGCGTACTGTCGTCTCCTTGAAGAGCCAGCTGAGCATCAGCGAAGGGAAGCGGAAGGAGTCCGAGCTGCGTGCGACACAGCTGCAGGGGCAGTCGCACAGTTATCACGCTGTCCAAGAGGAGGCTGAAGAACTGAGGAAGGCTCTCCAAGAGGCTAAAACACAGCTACGAACCAACGAGGATGCACAGGCTCAAAAAGAAGCTCTCCTGCAGAAGCACCTCATGCTCCTTCAAGCCAGCCAGGACAGGGAACGACGAAGTTTGTCAGCCAGCTTGGCACGGGCAGAGCAAAACTCCCAAGAACTGCAGGAGAGATTGGTCAGGGCCGAGCAGCAGGTGGAGAGCCTGAACAAGAACCAAATGTGGAGCAGGGACAGTGAGGACACGCAACATCAACTCCAGGAggagttagcttcttctgtggCTGCTGTGCAAAGGTATCAAGATGACAAAGAGGAGCTTGAGCAGCAATGTCGAGAGCTGCAGAACCTGTTGTCTGAGGCAGAAGAAGAAGTGGGCAGGCTGCAGAGTTtcttgaaaacagaagaattaCACTGCCATGATCTGAAGTGCTCATACGAGGCTGTCTCGGAGGAGCTGCAGGTGGCTCTGCAGAAGGTGCAGCAAAAGGAGGCTGAAACTCAGGACATGCGTGAAGGCTTTGAGAACCTCCTCGACAGGAAGGAACAGGAGCTTAATGAAGTTCTGCTGAAAATGGAAGTCTTAGGTAATAGCCTGGAAGAGACTGAAGCAAAACTCAGTGAGGTGTTCAAAGTTTGTACTTGTGCTACATCTCGTCTGGAGGATGAGTGTGTGGAGACTGGGAAGGACAATGAAGAGTTGGTGGAACACCATTTAGCAAGTGACAGCAGATCAGAAGAAAGAGATCAGTTACATAGCAGCTCAAATGATCAGAATCATCACTATCATCACGCACGAGTCCGGTCCCATTCACTAGGTCCATCACACCAGTACATCATCACCTCAGGAGATGATCCGGAAAGGTTTACAACTGTGATCCAGCTACTTGAAACCAAGCTTTTCGTAACAGAGGAAAGGCTACGGGAAATCACCCATCAACTGGAGGAACACCAGGATCACATGACGTGCCAGGACCCCCACCTCCACTCCCAGCTCACTCAGAGCCGAGCCTCGGCCCAGCATCTCAACCTGCTGCTTCACAGCCGAGCCAAGCGGAGCCGACGTTTTGCTCAGGAGACGGAGAACCTCTGCAGGCTCTTGTCCGGCCGCCTTCAGGCTGCACTGCACATCATACAAAGCTGCAGGGAGACACTTGAACGCAGCACCACCATCGAGCTGACCGACTTCGAGGGGAAACTGGCTGCTGTTGAGGCGTGTCTTCAGCAAGGATGGGAAGATGCAGAAAAACAGCAACGTGCATCCTTTCATGCCTGCAAAGGAGAGGACGACATCCTCAGTGAGGCTTCAGCTGCAGCTGAGAGCAGCGTTGACACACAGCTGACTCACACGGCACTTTCTGATGACATGGCAAGTGCTGCTGAGTGTTTGATGAGAGAATTGGTCGTAGTAGAAAAAATGCTGGCGGCCCTTCAGAGTCCAAATAATCAGCTCAAGTCTTTCGTGCCAGAACAAAGTGATATCAGCTTAGCACACAGGTATAAACTCATCCTCGCTCAAATAGTAACCTTAAAGAAGACAGGAGAGGCCAGTGTCCATAGTGGCATCATTAGAGCATGCACTGACGCAGAGCTCATTTATGCTGCCTTTAAAATCCAGCAGCAATATCAGGATGAAACTCAGGAGCACAGTGGCGAGAGGGAAGGTCTGGCACACATAAACCGACCGGAGTTGGCTTCCTATGGGGAGCAGGTCAATGGAGAGGACGTGTGTTTAGATGGAACAGCTAAATCTCTTCAATGTGATGAGAAAATGGGGGATAAAAGGACTCCCTGGTTAGACAGACTTATATCCAAGCTGCAAAGAAGAGCTAAAGTCTTGTGGCGGCTCAGTCAGGAGGTCCCTGGCATGGAGGATAACTTGGATATAGACTCTCCGCTAAACATGAACTGGATGCAGGAGCAAGCAAAGCTGGTTTATTTGTCAGAGAGGCTGCACTTAGATTTGGAGCAGGAGCAGCAGAGGAGCATGGTGCTGCAGGACAAACTACAGGCTTGGTGCAAACAGTGGGATTCCTCATTAACGGGCGGGCAGGAGGCCTTCAATTACACCTCATGTGAACTTCAGGAGGACAACAAAGCACTGAGAGAGGAACTGAACCATGCCAAGGGCAAGGTAATATCAATAGAGACTGGAAAACAGGGAGgcaaagaaaacaaactgaGGATTGAGGATGACTATCAGGAGAGGATGGAAAAACTGGAAGCAGAGTTTCAGATGAAGATACAGGGACAGCAGCATATACGCGAGGCGGAGATGGAACATTTGCATgaaaagagaagagaagagaaacaTGTTGCTAAGAGCAAAGAGACACCTCTATTCCACCAAGGCACATCCTCCCCAACTGAATTTCAGGGG GTCTTCTGGGATAAAGaggtgcagcagcagcatgagAAACAGGTGGAAGAACACGTGAAGGACAAAGAGATGCCGACGCAGGAGGAAACAGCAG CCATTTCTGCAGCGAGGAGAGCTCATAAAGAAGAGCTGGAGAGAAATGGACAAACTCAACGCATCTTGGAGAGTGAAGACATCACTCGTATGCACAATGAATATCA GAAGGTGATCCAGTTATTGAATAAGGAGCTGGCGCTGTTGTCGCTTCAgcacactcaaaaatgtttagAGAACTCTCAACTGCGAGGAGAGTTGCAACTGAGGAGAAAATCCATCACAAAGCACAGAGAGAAGCAG CGAGACACAAATGAAAAGGCTCCAGTGTATTCCGCCACAAATGGGAACAATCCACAGTCACCGTTGCAAACCAATGACTTCTATGAGGAGGAG ATCCTGCGGCCGAGGGAGGCCGAGATGCAGTTCCTAAGACAGGCAGCTGTTGTTGGGAGAGTCAGGGAAGAGTTGAAAACTGCTGAAATG GATAAAATGTACAGCCAGACCAAGAAGAAGAACGTTTCtaaaaacaaccacaatgaaCACCACCATGTCGACACTTTCAGTGAAGACGTCAGGTTTGACGCCTGGTCTTCCAACACAGTCACAGCTGGACAGAACCCTG